Within Blattabacterium cuenoti, the genomic segment AATGCTTGGATAAAAGGATTAAAAAAACTGATACATCTAGATATACAATTGATTTGGCAATTAGGAAAAGTAGATATTCATAGAGTAAGAAAAAATGGAATTTCTCATCATCATAATTTTATTTTAATGGAATTTATTGATAATGTTCCGATGTGTTATGCAGCAGCAGATATCATTGTATCTAGAGCTGGGGCTTTAACTATATCAGAGATATGTTTAATAGGAAAACCTTATATATTAATTCCTTTACCTTGGTCATCAGATGATCATCAAAATAAAAATGCTAAAATATTAGAAGAGAAAGAAGCTGCTTTGATAATAAAAAACGAGGATATAGATGAAAAATTAGTGGATTCTACTATTCAACTTCTTAAGAATTCTAGTATGAAAAAAAAAATGAGTAAAAATATCTTCCAATTAGGAAAACCTAAAGCAACTAACGATATTGCAAATGAAATATTACAGATTATTTTATGAATATTATTAATCAAATTGATTCTTTTTACTTTTTAGGAATAGGAGGAATAGGAATGAGTTCTTTAGCCAGATATTTTCATAAGATGGGAAAAACAGTTTCTGGATATGATAGAGATAAAACCCTTTTAACAAAAAAGTTAGAAAAAGAAGGAATATCAATTCATTATCATGATAACATAGAAATATTGCCTAAATGGATTCATTCCAGACGATGTTTAATTGTTTATACTCCAGCTATTCCTGATAATCAAAAACAATGGATTTTTATAAAAAAATATGTAAAAAATATAAAAAAACGTTCTCAAGTATTATCTTTAATAACAAAAAATAAAATTTGTATAGCTATAGGAGGAGCACATGGAAAAACAACCACTTGTACTTTACTAGGACATATTTTATATAGTTCTGGAAAAAATGTAACTGCTTTTTTGGGAGGAATATCTGAAAATTATCAATCGAATCTTATATCTAATGGAACGGAAATTTTTTTAGTAGAAGCTGATGAATTTGATCGTTCTTTTTTATATTTATCCCCAAATATAGCATGTATTACGTCTTTAGATCAAGATCATATAGAGACTTATCCAGAAAAAGAATCCTTGATAAAGGCTTACGTAGAATTTTCTAATAGAATAAAAAGTCCATATGAAAAAATATTTCTTTGCAAAGAAGAATCTTTTTCATCTAAAAACGCTATCTATTATTCTGTAGAAAGAAAAGCAAATTATTATTCCAATCATGTTTATGTAAAAGAAAATAAATGGTATTTTGATTTTCATACTCCAACAGAAACATGGAAATCTCTTCCCTTACCGATTCCAGGAATACATAACTTAAAAAATGTGACAGCCGCATTAGCTATATCAGATTTTTTAAAAATAAAAAATGAAGATGTTAGAAAAGCTTTATTTTTATTTAAGGGAATTAAAAGAAGATTTTCGATTCATTATCAATCTATAAAAAAAATATATATAGATGATTATGCACATCATCCTACAGAAATTAATGCTCTAATTACTACTGTAAAAAAATGTTTTCCAGGAAAAAAAATATTGGGAATTTTTCAACCACATTTATTTAGTAGAACTAAATACTTTGAAGTCGCTTTTGCTAAAAGTTTAGAAAAACTTGATCTTTTGATTTTATTAGATGTTTATCCAGCCAGAGAGTTCCCTATTGATGGAATTAGTTCTAACCGTTTATTAGATAAGATTCAAATGAGTTCTGAAAAAAAAGAAGTTTCTACTATAAACAAAGTTTTAAAAAAAATTAAAAAAAAAAATTTTGATATTCTTCTCACAATAGGAGCCGGAAATATTGATATTTTAATCCGTCCTATAAAAGAATGGTTGTATAAACAATATGGATAGATGAAAAAAAAAATAATATTTATCACTATTTTATTAGTATATATAATTTTTATGATATTTTTTTATTTTTTTTCTCAAAAAATACATATAAATAGAAATTTTAAAAGATTCAATATAGTTATTAATCCATTATCATCTAATGATCATTTTGTAAATGAAAAACTTATTAAAAAAAT encodes:
- the murC gene encoding UDP-N-acetylmuramate--L-alanine ligase encodes the protein MNIINQIDSFYFLGIGGIGMSSLARYFHKMGKTVSGYDRDKTLLTKKLEKEGISIHYHDNIEILPKWIHSRRCLIVYTPAIPDNQKQWIFIKKYVKNIKKRSQVLSLITKNKICIAIGGAHGKTTTCTLLGHILYSSGKNVTAFLGGISENYQSNLISNGTEIFLVEADEFDRSFLYLSPNIACITSLDQDHIETYPEKESLIKAYVEFSNRIKSPYEKIFLCKEESFSSKNAIYYSVERKANYYSNHVYVKENKWYFDFHTPTETWKSLPLPIPGIHNLKNVTAALAISDFLKIKNEDVRKALFLFKGIKRRFSIHYQSIKKIYIDDYAHHPTEINALITTVKKCFPGKKILGIFQPHLFSRTKYFEVAFAKSLEKLDLLILLDVYPAREFPIDGISSNRLLDKIQMSSEKKEVSTINKVLKKIKKKNFDILLTIGAGNIDILIRPIKEWLYKQYG